The Musa acuminata AAA Group cultivar baxijiao chromosome BXJ3-6, Cavendish_Baxijiao_AAA, whole genome shotgun sequence region AAAATAAAACCAAGGACTAATTTCCTACCGGAGTGCTTGTAGGAATTGACATTATAGAGATTGTTTGGCTCCTTGCTAAACTGCACCATGGCAGTATCGTTACCGAATTGCTTCACAAGGAACGCATTGTTCTTCTTCACAATCTCCCAAATGAGTGAGCCAGGGACGGTGGCCATCAGTGCTGCAAGGTATAAAAAGTCAAAAAATTAAAGGAAATAAAAGGAACTACGACATCAACAATCGAAACTAAGAGGCCAATCCACTCAAGTAGAACATTGCCTTTAATCAAACAAACAATGATGTCAGAAACCAATAACAATTAGATAGAAGTacttaagaaagaaagaaataacatCACAGACCACCAGCAAATCACATATACTAAGAAAGCATAGTTTATCTCATGCCATTGTCAACGGAATGTTAACTTGTACCATAAACCGATCAAAAGGAAACGAATACCAAAACGTAGATAACAAATAAAGATCAGAGATCCTAATATATACCTAACAATCACCTAAAAGGATCACCAGATACACAAAATAAATGAAGATATAAAGAGAATCTATCAGTGGAAATGACCAAAATGATAGAAACAATCGCTCGAGAACAAACGCAAGTTCAAACCGCTAAAAAATACACATAAAAATAGCTAAGTAAACAGAGTTTCAGATGCGAGCATTAGAACAGCGGTTGCAGGGGCAAAAAGAGATGAAGGAGTTCCACTCGGTCGTTCCTATTCGCCTCGATCGCCGCCCTGGTTCGTAAACCCTGGTAGAACATTTTCTAGCGGTCAGCCGCGATCACCAAGCGGAATGACATAAATGGCCCGTAACGGCAGCACATGGGGTAGGGTACACACAGATAGGCAACGAAAGGCTAAAATAGTAATTATGCGTTACGAAAAATCTGGGTTCATGGACGAGTCCACTTCCGTAGGGCCTCCTCTCCCTTCTCTGGGCCTCACTCCCGCGGCCCAGCAAAGACACTTGAACGTTTTCTTGAaccgtattttttatttttaaaaataattaaaaaaatttattagattttaacttttattaatttattattattattatgtttagAATCTATAATGCGGTAGTATTTTGGTGTAGCGAAGCAACAAATTGTGGGATCCAAACTTTGTTTGTTTTCTTAAGATCAAGACGTGTACTCCAGAGCCACAGCGTCATTTAACTTTTAGTGTTAAGATGCTGGGCTCGGGTAACACTATAAATATTTTGAAGTCTCGTACTTTTCAATCAGTGTGGGATCAAATAATCTTATCATGATATCAACAATGCGAAAACGATGAtaagagatgagatatttttaaaattaaaaatatattatctaagAAAAATGAAACATGAAATAGCGGACACCATCTAAGTATAAAAAAAGAAACTTTTTGAGGAAATCACATAACATAATTACAGTGTcactatttttctttttagctCTACAAGGATATAGAACTATTCTAAATATAGTGGGGCATATACTAAATTAATTAATTtccgaggatatatatatatatatatatatattaggataTCTATATATATTTGCTATGTTATGTGCAATAGGGCTTGCGCTGCTTCTCGGTAGGTGCCTGAGACTGCTCTCTCCATGGAGGGAAGCGAGAGCGTATTGGAAGCCATATTCCAAGAACCGGCCTTCGGAGGACCGGAAGAAATcctagacgacgacgacgatggcggAATTGAAGAGGAGGGTAAGGAGGACGTCGAGATGGTCGACGCCGAAACCCTAGAACCCGGCGGCGGAGGTGGATCGGCCGCTGGCTTGGCTGGAGGCGACACTCCGCCGACCGAGGGCGGATCTGGAATCCAGAGCCGCGGTCGAAACGGCTCTAGGGGCCGTGGCAAGAAGAAGAATCGCCGGAAGAGgaagggtggtggcggcggcggcggcggtgctaCTGCCAGTATCGCCGACATCAATAGGTGATCACTTCATGATGTACTTCCATTGTTCTTCTCAGGAATCGGCTTTGTGGGTTCTGACCAATGAATGGCTTGATAACCTTTCGATCGGACTCACCACTGCGACTAGTCTTATTGTCTTTGTTCCTGTTCCAACGTATACGATCACAAAGACTCGATAAGAATACAACTACAATATTGTCATGAAATAATGACAGATATCTATTATCCAAATCTGTTAGATGGCGGATATAGTTGTGTTTGTAGTTTGTCCTGTTAATCCTTTTAAGATCCTAGAAAAGTCATTGTTACCTAATCGAGTATTTCTTTTGATGTTCAACAGGTTTGTGATAGAAACATGCAGGCATTTAAAGGAGCACAAGTCATACTTACTCTGGAATGCTATTGGTTGTCTTGGTGTTTCTGTTGTCAAAGATCTTGTTAAGGAGGTATGTATTTCATGATCCATCTAGAGTTTTTGTCATCAAATCTTCCTGCTTGAACTTAAtgttgttggaattaaacttgttaaaGTATCATAAAATGgttaatttcatcaaaagaaaggttttgaGTGACATATAGAGTTTTGAAGTTGTAAAGAATTTTGAGTGAAAGATAGAATATCTTGCCTTGTCTTACTCTTCCTTTGTGTGATAACCCTATCCCTTCTTCACATCAAGTTCAACATTTGATATTAGAGCTCAGTTTAAGTTATGACCTCTTCGCTAAGCACCATCCAACTCCAGATCCctagattgacaaaagaaaattatgatatatagtgcatccaaatgaaggttcttctatgCTCCCAAGATGTATAGGACTTTGTAGATGGATTTGCTAAATCAGGCCTAGCAgcagaaggagcaatgaatgtaaaaccaagaaaacaactcaaagatagaaagaaggagaaaaaaaCTTTGTTCACAATCTATCAAGGGTTTGATGATataatgttcgagatcatcgctcgagcaaatacttcaaaagagGCTTTGAAAATGCTTCAAAAAGTATTTGGTGGTGTGGATAAGGTAAAAAggcttcgtctacaagttttatgaattgagtttgaaaaattacaacaaggtacttctgaatcTATTTCTGAttcttctcaaaaatcattttta contains the following coding sequences:
- the LOC103990221 gene encoding uncharacterized protein LOC103990221 isoform X2, producing the protein MEGSESVLEAIFQEPAFGGPEEILDDDDDGGIEEEGKEDVEMVDAETLEPGGGGGSAAGLAGGDTPPTEGGSGIQSRGRNGSRGRGKKKNRRKRKGGGGGGGGATASIADINRFVIETCRHLKEHKSYLLWNAIGCLGVSVVKDLVKEVDAIQHCGGQKTADGRRFRTGGGILWNILKTREPKAYKEIMSKGREFEKQFKESKAKMRRSNEAQVSDTSIPNEAEVSDNSERGAYVEKKLESSESKTQHKKLMDRIRVPVSYEDLLEEGEIC
- the LOC103990221 gene encoding uncharacterized protein LOC103990221 isoform X1 is translated as MEGSESVLEAIFQEPAFGGPEEILDDDDDGGIEEEGKEDVEMVDAETLEPGGGGGSAAGLAGGDTPPTEGGSGIQSRGRNGSRGRGKKKNRRKRKGGGGGGGGATASIADINRFVIETCRHLKEHKSYLLWNAIGCLGVSVVKDLVKELQMQVDAIQHCGGQKTADGRRFRTGGGILWNILKTREPKAYKEIMSKGREFEKQFKESKAKMRRSNEAQVSDTSIPNEAEVSDNSERGAYVEKKLESSESKTQHKKLMDRIRVPVSYEDLLEEGEIC